In Sphingobacterium sp. PCS056, the following proteins share a genomic window:
- a CDS encoding helix-turn-helix domain-containing protein → MNFLALSDNFSRIKTEKNSSILIISIAKNSTVILDQQEVELKEQHSCFYYSQGADLYLIAQEKDAKVFILTFKTGFLQHSEIELDHQQKIEQSFRSSSILRTFNAPSLYSTAMDLINSQFPDALIPTFYKAKSLNIFCKLVAYLELLSEPGNIRLRVIDMEKIKVAKELIESNLNQNFTIPQLARTVGTNEQYLKKHFKQFYGKTVFNFIVECKMHKAKQMIKERDLKISAISQQLGYKHATHFTTAFKKFFGYTPNALRYLFLVFIENYAATKDIASILI, encoded by the coding sequence GTGAATTTTTTAGCTTTAAGCGATAATTTTTCACGAATCAAAACGGAGAAGAACAGTTCTATTCTTATCATTTCAATTGCTAAAAATAGTACTGTTATCCTGGATCAACAGGAGGTCGAACTTAAAGAACAACATTCTTGTTTTTATTATTCGCAGGGTGCAGATCTCTATCTGATCGCGCAAGAAAAAGACGCTAAGGTTTTTATATTGACTTTTAAAACTGGATTTCTGCAGCACAGTGAGATTGAGCTCGATCATCAACAAAAGATAGAACAAAGCTTTCGATCTTCATCTATATTAAGAACGTTTAATGCCCCATCGCTATATAGCACCGCGATGGACCTGATCAACTCGCAATTTCCAGATGCTCTTATACCGACATTTTACAAAGCCAAATCCCTGAACATATTCTGTAAACTAGTTGCATATTTAGAGTTATTATCTGAACCCGGAAATATTCGATTGAGAGTGATCGATATGGAAAAAATAAAAGTCGCCAAAGAATTGATTGAGTCCAATTTGAATCAGAACTTCACGATTCCTCAATTGGCCAGAACTGTCGGCACCAATGAACAATATCTCAAAAAGCATTTTAAGCAATTTTATGGTAAGACTGTATTCAATTTTATTGTCGAATGCAAAATGCATAAGGCTAAACAAATGATTAAAGAAAGAGATCTTAAGATTAGTGCGATCAGTCAGCAGCTGGGTTACAAGCATGCCACCCATTTTACAACAGCTTTTAAAAAATTCTTTGGCTACACACCCAATGCATTAAGATATTTATTTTTAGTTTTCATAGAAAATTATGCGGCAACTAAAGATATTGCCAGCATCTTAATTTAG